The Pseudanabaena galeata CCNP1313 genome includes a region encoding these proteins:
- a CDS encoding bifunctional acetate--CoA ligase family protein/GNAT family N-acetyltransferase codes for MEKVLVNQICVGDPAHDIWKGQRHPLDCIFHPRSVAVIGASEREGSVGRTLLWNLIRSPFGGTVFPVNPQRHSVLGIKSYPDIASVPEVVDLVVIATPAATVPQVIRECVAVGVKGAIIVSAGFKEIGEAGEALEQQVLAEARRGGMRIIGPNCLGLMNPLAGLNATFAGTIARAGNVAFISQSGALCTSILDWSLGENVGFSAFVSIGSMLDVGWGDLIEYLGDDPHTHSIVLYMESIGDAHAFLSAAREVAMDKPIIVLKVGHTEAAAKAAASHTGALTGSDEVLNAAFRRCGVLRVHTISDLFDMAEILSKQPRPKGNRLSIVTNAGGPGAIATDALISGGGELSELAPETVQQLNQFLPPQWSHHNPVDILGDASSDRYAKTLEVVAKDPNSDGLLVILTPQAMTNPTQTAEKLKAYSQLGKPVITSWMGGAEIAAATQILNQANIPTYSYPDTAVRLFNYMWQYTYNLRGIYETPSLPVDSEQHAPDRLLVEKILAPAISSDRSLLTEYESKNLLAAYGIPTVPTEIATSDLEAVEIADRFGYPVVLKLHSETITHKTDVGGVRLNLSDAAAVTRAFIAIASKVRAIDPQAFLGVTVQPMVKMEGYELILGSSLDPQFGAVMLFGMGGQLVEIFQDRALGLPPLNTTLARRMMEQTRIYQALQGVRGRKAIDLAKLEQLLVNFSQLIVEQPQIREIDINPLTVSPEGMIALDARVVLHTNADIDKRPVPAIRPYPTKYVQLWESRKGDPLKIRPIRPEDEPLMVQFHQSLSEESVYLRYAHMVKLKQRIAHERLTRICFIDYDREIVLAADYKNPQTLEHEILGVARLSKLHGTNEAEFALIVSDRYQHQGLGSELLRQLLEVGKEEKLDAIVGYILNSNDKMQSLCRKLGFQLHQDAEEGMLKAVFVSS; via the coding sequence ATGGAAAAAGTTTTAGTGAATCAAATATGTGTAGGTGATCCTGCCCATGACATTTGGAAAGGACAGCGCCATCCCCTTGATTGTATTTTTCATCCTCGCTCTGTTGCAGTCATTGGCGCAAGTGAAAGAGAGGGAAGTGTCGGCAGAACATTGTTATGGAACTTAATTCGTAGTCCTTTTGGTGGGACTGTTTTCCCCGTTAATCCTCAACGTCATAGTGTATTGGGCATTAAGTCCTATCCTGATATCGCTAGCGTCCCTGAAGTCGTGGATTTAGTCGTAATTGCCACACCTGCGGCAACAGTGCCACAGGTGATTCGGGAATGTGTAGCAGTGGGGGTGAAGGGTGCAATTATTGTTTCAGCAGGGTTTAAAGAAATTGGTGAAGCAGGAGAAGCTTTAGAACAACAAGTTCTCGCCGAAGCAAGACGCGGTGGGATGCGAATTATTGGCCCAAATTGTTTAGGGCTGATGAATCCTCTCGCAGGGCTAAATGCTACTTTTGCAGGGACGATCGCCCGTGCAGGTAATGTCGCTTTTATTAGTCAAAGTGGAGCGCTCTGTACTTCGATTTTAGACTGGAGCCTTGGCGAAAATGTGGGATTTAGTGCCTTCGTATCCATTGGCTCGATGTTGGATGTTGGTTGGGGGGATTTGATTGAATATCTGGGCGATGATCCCCATACCCACAGCATTGTTTTGTATATGGAATCAATTGGTGATGCCCATGCTTTTCTCTCCGCAGCTCGTGAAGTTGCTATGGACAAACCGATTATTGTGCTGAAAGTCGGTCATACAGAAGCGGCGGCAAAAGCGGCGGCTTCGCATACAGGCGCATTGACAGGCAGTGACGAAGTGCTGAATGCAGCATTCCGACGTTGTGGAGTATTGCGGGTGCATACGATTTCTGACCTATTTGATATGGCGGAAATTCTCTCTAAACAACCGAGACCCAAAGGAAATCGTCTCTCGATTGTCACGAATGCGGGAGGCCCTGGGGCGATCGCCACCGATGCCCTGATCAGTGGCGGCGGCGAATTGTCAGAACTAGCTCCCGAAACAGTACAGCAACTTAATCAATTTTTACCGCCTCAATGGAGCCATCACAATCCCGTTGATATTTTGGGGGATGCCAGTAGCGATCGCTATGCCAAGACCTTAGAAGTTGTGGCGAAAGATCCCAATAGCGATGGATTACTAGTCATCTTGACTCCCCAAGCAATGACTAATCCTACACAGACGGCGGAAAAGCTCAAGGCATACAGTCAACTAGGTAAGCCCGTCATCACCAGTTGGATGGGTGGTGCAGAAATTGCCGCAGCAACCCAAATCCTCAATCAGGCAAATATTCCCACCTATTCCTACCCTGATACGGCTGTTAGATTGTTTAACTATATGTGGCAGTATACCTACAATCTGCGAGGGATCTATGAAACACCTTCCTTGCCTGTAGATTCGGAGCAACATGCGCCCGATCGCCTGCTTGTCGAAAAAATCTTAGCGCCAGCCATCAGCAGCGATCGCAGTCTATTAACTGAATATGAGTCCAAGAATTTACTTGCCGCCTATGGTATTCCCACCGTACCGACTGAAATTGCCACCAGTGATCTCGAAGCTGTCGAAATTGCCGATCGCTTTGGTTATCCCGTCGTCCTCAAACTTCATTCGGAAACTATTACTCACAAAACTGATGTGGGTGGCGTGCGTTTAAATCTCTCTGATGCCGCAGCCGTTACTCGTGCTTTTATAGCGATCGCTTCTAAAGTGCGTGCTATTGATCCCCAAGCTTTCTTGGGGGTCACTGTGCAGCCCATGGTAAAGATGGAAGGCTACGAACTGATTTTAGGAAGTAGTCTCGATCCGCAGTTTGGGGCAGTGATGCTTTTCGGGATGGGTGGACAATTAGTAGAAATCTTTCAAGATCGTGCTTTAGGATTACCGCCCTTAAATACCACCCTTGCGCGGCGGATGATGGAACAAACGCGCATCTATCAAGCTTTGCAGGGAGTCAGAGGACGAAAGGCGATCGATCTTGCCAAACTTGAACAGTTATTGGTTAACTTTAGCCAGTTGATCGTTGAGCAGCCTCAAATTCGGGAAATTGATATTAATCCTCTGACGGTCTCGCCTGAGGGGATGATTGCTCTAGATGCGCGAGTGGTTCTTCATACAAACGCCGATATTGACAAGCGACCCGTTCCAGCGATTCGCCCCTATCCCACTAAGTATGTGCAGCTATGGGAATCAAGGAAAGGAGATCCCCTTAAAATTCGCCCAATCCGTCCTGAAGATGAACCGCTCATGGTGCAGTTTCATCAAAGTCTTTCAGAAGAGAGCGTCTATTTGCGTTATGCCCACATGGTCAAACTCAAGCAACGCATTGCCCATGAGCGACTCACTCGGATTTGCTTCATAGATTACGATCGCGAAATCGTTTTAGCTGCTGATTACAAAAATCCCCAAACATTAGAGCATGAGATTTTGGGAGTAGCAAGGCTCAGTAAGTTACATGGCACAAACGAAGCAGAATTTGCGCTCATCGTTAGCGATCGCTACCAGCATCAAGGGCTAGGTTCTGAGTTATTACGCCAACTGCTGGAGGTTGGTAAGGAGGAAAAACTGGATGCGATCGTTGGTTACATCCTCAATAGCAATGACAAAATGCAAAGCCTCTGTCGCAAACTAGGCTTTCAATTACATCAAGACGCAGAGGAAGGGATGTTGAAAGCTGTTTTTGTAAGTTCCTAA
- the rpsU gene encoding 30S ribosomal protein S21, whose protein sequence is MTQIIVGENEGIESALRRFKKKIQKAGLLADIRRCQYHETAGEKRKRKAENAKRRGRFRRRDS, encoded by the coding sequence ATGACTCAAATAATCGTTGGTGAAAATGAAGGGATTGAATCGGCTCTACGTCGATTTAAGAAAAAAATCCAGAAAGCTGGCTTACTAGCAGATATTCGTCGCTGTCAGTATCACGAGACCGCAGGCGAGAAACGTAAGCGTAAAGCTGAAAATGCTAAGCGTAGAGGTCGTTTTCGCCGTCGCGATAGTTAA
- a CDS encoding thermonuclease family protein — protein MSLVNFFNKFQQFILIALINLVYFAIATQPAWATNFAVRVFDGDNITLVDRGIKTKVHLACIDAPELLQAEGEHARKVLQNILDDEEIFVKVFKKDKFGRYNGEVLAGGQNANQVMVSLGLAHYDRLQEKDCQGYEEIEAKAQSDRLGVWANGADVMLPSQFRRENKLLGVGY, from the coding sequence ATGTCCCTTGTCAATTTTTTTAATAAATTTCAGCAGTTTATCTTAATCGCGCTTATCAACTTGGTTTACTTTGCGATCGCTACTCAACCTGCATGGGCAACAAACTTTGCAGTTAGAGTTTTTGATGGTGACAACATCACTCTGGTAGATCGCGGCATCAAAACTAAAGTACATCTCGCCTGTATTGATGCGCCTGAGTTACTCCAAGCTGAAGGAGAACATGCTCGTAAAGTGCTGCAAAATATCCTTGACGATGAAGAGATTTTTGTTAAAGTTTTTAAAAAAGATAAATTTGGGCGTTACAACGGTGAAGTTTTAGCAGGCGGACAAAATGCTAACCAAGTAATGGTTTCGTTAGGACTTGCCCATTATGATCGCCTTCAAGAAAAAGATTGCCAAGGATATGAAGAGATCGAGGCAAAAGCGCAAAGCGATCGGCTAGGGGTCTGGGCAAATGGCGCTGATGTGATGCTACCTAGTCAATTTCGGCGCGAAAATAAGTTGCTAGGTGTTGGCTATTAA
- a CDS encoding LmeA family phospholipid-binding protein gives MSVVSSVLIPIIKLWLRSQVEHIETVEIAIAGKSRQILSGDIPKATVIGVGAKYQGLAITNIDLCAEAIHLNISQILKGEALRLLDPIRVTMDVELSAADLQSCLNSPIFLEAIASDTAPIVNTDEEIRDLLETLVNKLGDEFTLHELAISDGGAKCRGEFAIAAT, from the coding sequence ATGTCTGTGGTTAGTTCTGTATTAATTCCTATTATTAAACTATGGTTGCGATCGCAGGTCGAGCATATCGAAACTGTCGAAATTGCGATCGCTGGCAAAAGTCGTCAGATCTTAAGTGGTGATATTCCTAAAGCCACAGTCATTGGTGTGGGGGCAAAATATCAAGGCTTAGCGATTACTAATATCGATTTGTGCGCTGAAGCTATTCACCTAAATATTTCTCAAATCCTGAAAGGCGAAGCATTACGATTACTTGATCCAATTCGCGTGACGATGGATGTCGAGCTTTCAGCCGCAGATTTGCAAAGTTGTCTCAATTCTCCTATTTTCTTAGAGGCGATCGCTTCTGACACTGCCCCTATAGTCAATACAGATGAAGAGATTCGAGATTTACTAGAAACACTAGTGAATAAACTAGGCGATGAGTTTACTCTCCATGAACTAGCGATTTCTGACGGTGGCGCAAAGTGTCGTGGTGAATTTGCGATCGCCGCTACCTAA
- a CDS encoding sigma-70 family RNA polymerase sigma factor codes for MFRAVNIDIRESPHHDPDLVIVQACLQGDPHGFKKLYQRHHHKVRSTLYQLCGSDGLDDLVQDVFLRAWKGLAKFRQSAQFSTWLYRIAFNVASDRRKALAKMRSRNISVEDDQLENLADDAIARESDGQPSLTQMHYQDLMQRGLAKLSEDHRAVLVLHDLEELPQKDIAEILSIPVGTVKSRLFHARSAIKKFLEAQGVEL; via the coding sequence ATGTTCAGAGCGGTAAATATAGACATCAGAGAATCACCTCATCATGATCCCGATCTCGTGATTGTGCAAGCTTGCTTGCAGGGTGATCCCCATGGTTTTAAAAAACTGTATCAACGTCATCATCACAAGGTGCGCTCAACGCTCTATCAGCTATGTGGTTCCGATGGGCTTGATGATTTGGTGCAAGATGTGTTTTTGCGAGCATGGAAAGGACTAGCCAAATTTCGACAGTCCGCACAGTTTTCGACATGGCTCTATCGTATTGCTTTCAACGTGGCAAGCGATCGCCGCAAAGCTCTAGCCAAAATGCGATCGCGTAATATCTCTGTCGAAGATGACCAACTGGAAAATCTCGCTGATGATGCGATCGCCCGTGAAAGTGATGGACAACCGAGCCTAACCCAAATGCATTATCAAGACCTGATGCAACGTGGTTTAGCCAAGCTAAGCGAAGATCATCGCGCTGTCCTCGTTCTGCATGATCTTGAGGAGTTACCCCAAAAAGATATCGCCGAAATTTTATCTATTCCTGTTGGCACAGTGAAATCGCGATTGTTTCATGCCCGTAGTGCCATCAAAAAGTTTTTAGAAGCGCAAGGAGTCGAGTTATGA
- a CDS encoding Spy/CpxP family protein refolding chaperone, with the protein MFKSKVFQYSAIAVAVIATSGAIWASNANLKSHAPAQSQTQSQINPQPSAENKSELEPDILAQAPNRPDRNENVNMPSGRMLKQLNLSTEQLQKLKTIRERDLVRIRELAQQSRQANKELRDLLAGSASSDTIRTKHDQVLNLQQELQKQHFERMLAMREILTPQQRSQLHDILQKNRPARMKEGVRDRIKNRLQKRIDDMGDRSTL; encoded by the coding sequence ATGTTTAAGTCAAAAGTCTTTCAATATAGTGCGATCGCTGTAGCTGTAATTGCTACTAGTGGTGCTATTTGGGCTAGTAACGCTAATTTAAAGTCACATGCTCCCGCGCAATCTCAAACTCAGTCACAGATAAATCCTCAACCTAGTGCTGAAAATAAATCGGAACTAGAACCCGATATCTTAGCCCAAGCCCCAAATCGTCCAGATCGTAATGAAAATGTGAATATGCCTTCAGGTAGGATGCTAAAGCAATTAAATTTATCGACTGAGCAGTTACAAAAACTTAAAACCATTCGTGAGCGCGATCTTGTTCGTATCCGTGAGCTTGCACAGCAATCACGTCAGGCTAATAAAGAGTTACGAGATTTACTGGCTGGTTCAGCCAGCAGCGATACGATTCGTACCAAACATGATCAAGTATTAAATCTTCAACAAGAATTACAAAAGCAACATTTTGAGCGGATGTTAGCTATGCGTGAAATCTTGACCCCACAGCAGCGATCGCAACTCCATGACATCTTACAAAAAAATCGCCCAGCCCGTATGAAAGAAGGTGTTAGGGATCGAATCAAAAACCGTCTACAGAAACGGATCGATGATATGGGCGATCGCTCAACCCTATAG
- a CDS encoding COX15/CtaA family protein, whose translation MTDSLSSYKPETQSLPMAENSTNSKSEVTNRLIEPIVLIRRIAFGIAIATWMVMAIGSATRVMNAGLACPDWPLCYGSVLPAEQMNLQVFLEWFHRLVASSVGFATIVLFGASWYFRKSLPTWLPWATSGSLSLVIFQGILGGLTVTQLLRFDIVTAHLGTGLLFFSSLLAIATALTEQASFVDGFRSPTKLAWLGLSAAILVYLQSILGALVASQWALHQCFATQDMCIVLNAHLLGVIPATLASVALVVTVWLSKAIASVLRLVATIAGLLVIAQVAIGYATYKLHLQVEPLTIAHQATGSALLGTLVCFAVLAFRATRQEQSTTQEQNQVQPAIR comes from the coding sequence ATGACTGACTCTTTATCTTCTTACAAACCAGAAACCCAATCACTGCCAATGGCTGAAAACTCTACCAATAGTAAGTCTGAAGTCACAAACCGATTGATAGAGCCAATTGTTTTAATTCGTCGCATCGCCTTTGGGATAGCGATCGCCACTTGGATGGTGATGGCGATCGGTAGTGCTACTCGTGTGATGAATGCAGGCTTGGCTTGTCCCGACTGGCCACTATGCTATGGATCGGTATTACCTGCTGAGCAGATGAACCTCCAAGTATTTTTAGAATGGTTTCATCGCCTTGTTGCTTCCTCTGTGGGTTTTGCCACAATTGTTTTATTTGGGGCAAGCTGGTATTTCCGTAAATCTTTGCCAACATGGTTGCCTTGGGCGACTTCAGGATCATTATCTTTAGTAATTTTTCAGGGGATTTTGGGTGGGCTGACGGTAACACAGTTACTACGATTTGATATTGTCACTGCTCATTTAGGCACTGGATTATTATTTTTCTCTAGCTTGCTAGCGATCGCTACAGCTTTAACTGAGCAAGCAAGTTTTGTTGATGGGTTTCGTTCGCCAACTAAACTTGCTTGGCTTGGCTTATCGGCAGCAATTTTAGTTTATTTGCAAAGTATTCTCGGTGCATTAGTCGCTTCTCAATGGGCATTACATCAATGCTTTGCCACACAGGATATGTGTATTGTTTTGAATGCACACTTGCTTGGCGTGATCCCCGCTACCCTTGCTAGTGTCGCTTTAGTGGTGACTGTCTGGCTATCAAAAGCGATTGCATCTGTATTAAGACTTGTGGCAACGATCGCTGGTTTATTAGTAATTGCTCAAGTAGCGATCGGCTATGCCACTTATAAACTACATCTACAGGTCGAACCACTCACCATTGCTCATCAAGCTACAGGTTCAGCACTGCTAGGAACCCTCGTTTGCTTTGCTGTGTTAGCATTTAGAGCCACCAGACAAGAGCAATCTACAACTCAAGAACAGAATCAAGTGCAACCTGCGATTCGCTAA
- a CDS encoding heme o synthase: protein MQETAIPESIFVEANQTTQATRNWRNVIQDYTELTKPRIIVLLLITTAGAMWIASEGQVDAFLMFITVLGGAIAAASANAINCLYDRDIDAKMERTSWRPLPSGRIQPLHALIFAIALAIISFTLLTVYANLLAACLAMSGIATYVGVYTIWLKRSSTQNIVIGGAAGAIPPLVGWAAVTGELSWAAWVLFAIIFVWTPPHFWALALMIRDEYAKVGVPMLPVVKGAEVTANQILLYTLLIIPVSLLLVYPCNVMGIVYAVSAVGLGGAFIYKATQLLKEPSDRTVARSVFKYSILYLGLLCVAMGVDSLPIAHISGAQAIALLQTTIATINL, encoded by the coding sequence ATGCAAGAAACAGCGATCCCAGAAAGTATATTTGTTGAAGCGAATCAGACAACGCAAGCAACTCGTAACTGGCGCAATGTGATTCAGGATTATACAGAATTAACTAAGCCACGCATTATTGTCCTGCTATTAATCACTACCGCAGGAGCAATGTGGATAGCTTCTGAAGGACAGGTAGATGCTTTTTTGATGTTCATTACGGTTTTAGGAGGGGCGATCGCCGCCGCATCGGCGAATGCTATTAACTGTTTATACGATCGCGATATCGATGCCAAAATGGAGCGCACCAGTTGGCGACCACTTCCATCGGGGCGAATTCAGCCTCTTCATGCACTAATTTTTGCGATCGCCTTAGCGATAATTTCCTTCACTTTGCTGACCGTTTATGCCAATCTCCTCGCCGCCTGTCTAGCCATGTCGGGGATCGCCACCTATGTTGGAGTTTATACGATTTGGCTGAAACGTTCTAGTACTCAAAATATCGTCATTGGTGGTGCAGCAGGAGCGATCCCGCCTTTGGTTGGTTGGGCAGCGGTCACTGGTGAACTAAGCTGGGCAGCATGGGTTTTATTTGCAATTATTTTTGTGTGGACTCCTCCTCACTTTTGGGCTTTAGCACTAATGATTCGCGATGAGTACGCCAAAGTGGGTGTGCCGATGTTACCTGTCGTCAAGGGTGCAGAGGTGACAGCCAATCAGATCTTGCTCTATACCCTATTAATAATCCCTGTATCGTTATTACTGGTTTATCCTTGCAATGTCATGGGAATAGTCTATGCAGTGTCAGCCGTTGGACTAGGCGGTGCATTTATTTACAAGGCAACTCAGTTGTTAAAAGAACCGAGCGATCGCACTGTCGCCCGTTCTGTTTTCAAATATTCGATTCTCTATCTGGGTTTACTTTGTGTGGCGATGGGGGTTGATAGTTTGCCAATTGCTCATATTTCGGGAGCCCAAGCGATCGCTTTATTACAAACTACAATCGCAACAATAAACCTATAA
- a CDS encoding methyltransferase domain-containing protein, whose product MNPDQSQILEKIRQQFDSSPYPRIPLEQSPKDNAYQLYIHNLVTAFYRRDRQVIDTTDRLILDAGCGSGYKSLILAEANPNAKIIGVDISSESVKLAEQRLKYHGFDNAEFHCLSIEDLSDLGYQFDYINCDETLYLMPDPAIALAAMKSVLKPDGIIRANLHSALQRLSFYRAQQMFTLMGVMDGEIGDLEIETVIETMQALKDNVNLKVQTWDASFLGEAGKEKILTNQLLQGDKGFAIADLFSALRKSELEFVSMVNWRDWNLRELFKESDNLPLVWEMSLPDASIEDQLRMYELINPVHRLLDFWCGHFSQSPQMTSFEDWNEDDWYSARVYLHPQLQTQRFSADLQSCVMQCRTVNLSQHLSLVKPVVTVDSSMAACLLPLLNSPQTIATLSEYYANIRPVNPITLRSQNVAEVFPLIQSTIRDLESLGYLMIDK is encoded by the coding sequence GTGAATCCTGATCAATCGCAAATACTAGAAAAAATTCGGCAACAGTTTGATAGTAGCCCCTATCCGCGTATACCTTTAGAACAATCACCCAAGGATAACGCTTATCAGCTATACATCCATAATTTAGTTACTGCTTTTTATCGGCGCGATCGCCAAGTTATTGACACAACAGATAGATTGATCTTAGATGCGGGATGCGGCTCTGGATATAAGTCTTTGATTTTGGCTGAAGCTAATCCCAATGCAAAAATTATTGGTGTGGATATATCGTCAGAGTCAGTGAAACTAGCCGAACAGAGGCTGAAATATCATGGCTTTGATAATGCTGAATTTCATTGCTTATCAATTGAGGATCTGAGTGATCTGGGTTATCAGTTTGACTACATCAACTGCGATGAGACTTTGTATCTGATGCCTGATCCTGCGATCGCCCTAGCAGCAATGAAATCTGTTCTAAAACCTGATGGCATTATTCGCGCAAATTTACATAGTGCTTTACAGAGACTGAGCTTCTACCGAGCGCAGCAAATGTTTACGTTAATGGGGGTGATGGATGGGGAAATTGGAGATCTTGAAATAGAGACAGTAATTGAGACGATGCAAGCTCTGAAAGATAACGTCAATCTCAAAGTACAGACTTGGGATGCTAGTTTTTTGGGGGAAGCTGGCAAAGAGAAGATCTTAACGAATCAGTTATTGCAAGGAGATAAGGGATTTGCGATCGCGGATCTGTTCTCAGCACTAAGAAAGTCTGAGCTAGAGTTTGTGAGTATGGTTAACTGGCGAGACTGGAATCTCAGAGAGCTTTTTAAAGAGTCGGATAACTTGCCCCTAGTTTGGGAAATGAGTTTGCCAGATGCAAGTATTGAAGATCAGTTACGGATGTATGAGCTAATTAATCCAGTCCATCGTCTATTAGATTTTTGGTGTGGTCATTTCAGCCAATCACCTCAGATGACATCCTTTGAAGATTGGAATGAAGATGACTGGTATTCCGCAAGGGTATATCTCCATCCACAGTTACAGACTCAACGATTTAGCGCAGATTTACAAAGCTGTGTGATGCAATGTCGCACAGTTAATTTGAGCCAGCATTTGTCTTTGGTCAAGCCAGTTGTAACCGTCGATAGCTCTATGGCGGCTTGTCTATTGCCTTTGCTCAATTCTCCGCAAACTATTGCCACTTTGAGCGAATATTATGCAAATATCAGACCCGTCAATCCGATCACTTTGCGATCGCAAAATGTAGCTGAAGTATTTCCACTAATACAAAGCACTATTCGCGATTTAGAGAGCCTCGGCTACTTGATGATAGACAAATAG
- a CDS encoding DUF2887 domain-containing protein, with protein MKTDKLFYRIFLSQPDLISELVPDIPANCEFDYSAPVVKETELRLDGLLTPISGDLNLPLVFLEAQMQSDDDFYGRFFAGIFLYLRQYKVARSWRGLVILRRRNQNLGAESAYQVLLDTWVHRLYLEDLIDEVNLSPNLSLLRLLVIPEQEMSASAQKILRNSNTPAEFRRRLDLVEAILINKFPQLSIEEVRLMLNLKEADITQTRFYQEVFQIGRQDGRQEGQQIGKQIGRQEGEIEIVLRILNRRCGQLSIAQQAQIKALPITNIESLAEALLDFKGMEDLEIWLRENVA; from the coding sequence ATGAAAACCGACAAACTCTTCTATCGCATTTTTCTATCACAACCTGATCTGATTTCAGAACTAGTACCAGATATTCCTGCTAACTGTGAGTTTGACTACAGTGCGCCAGTGGTCAAAGAGACAGAACTCAGGCTAGATGGACTACTCACGCCGATTTCTGGCGACTTGAATTTGCCATTGGTATTTTTGGAAGCGCAAATGCAAAGCGACGATGACTTTTATGGTCGTTTTTTTGCAGGCATATTTCTTTATTTGAGACAGTATAAGGTTGCCAGATCTTGGCGCGGATTGGTGATTTTACGCCGACGCAACCAGAATTTAGGGGCTGAGTCAGCTTATCAGGTCTTGCTAGATACTTGGGTGCATCGACTTTACCTAGAAGATTTGATTGATGAGGTAAATTTAAGCCCAAATTTATCTTTGCTAAGGCTTTTGGTTATTCCAGAACAAGAGATGAGTGCATCGGCTCAGAAGATACTGAGAAATAGCAATACTCCAGCAGAGTTTCGGAGGCGGCTAGACTTGGTAGAGGCTATACTGATAAATAAATTTCCACAGTTGAGTATTGAGGAGGTCAGACTAATGTTAAATCTTAAAGAAGCCGATATAACTCAAACACGCTTTTATCAAGAAGTTTTCCAAATTGGGCGACAGGACGGTCGCCAAGAGGGTCAACAGATTGGGAAACAGATTGGTCGCCAAGAGGGTGAAATTGAAATAGTGTTACGCATTCTTAACCGTCGTTGTGGGCAACTATCGATCGCCCAACAAGCACAAATAAAAGCACTACCAATAACCAATATCGAAAGTCTTGCTGAGGCTTTGCTAGATTTTAAGGGAATGGAAGATCTGGAAATTTGGTTGCGAGAGAATGTTGCGTAG
- a CDS encoding Uma2 family endonuclease, with protein MVNLSYSQDQILPTAEQLPCSDETPVDNQLQNDIPNLLLSLLAAIWAERNDWYFGVDMAVYYSLDEEAIVPDGFLAIGVQRNNGTRGRLSYVIWAEKVTPILALEVISERYNSEYEDKLADYESLGILYYAIYNPFSGRRGRYKLRQKLEIYKLVKGKYKLVNGDGNWTWLPEIGLGLGCENGEYIGWEREWLYWYDCDGVRYATDAEMAVQERQQREKLEAYLRSQGIDPDQI; from the coding sequence ATGGTTAACCTTTCATATTCCCAAGACCAGATTTTGCCCACTGCCGAACAACTGCCATGCTCTGACGAGACTCCTGTGGACAATCAACTCCAAAATGATATCCCTAATCTATTGCTTAGTCTCCTTGCAGCGATTTGGGCTGAACGCAACGATTGGTATTTTGGGGTGGATATGGCTGTTTACTATAGTCTCGATGAAGAGGCGATCGTTCCTGATGGTTTTTTGGCGATTGGGGTGCAACGCAACAATGGGACGAGAGGTCGGTTAAGCTATGTAATCTGGGCTGAGAAAGTAACGCCAATATTGGCTCTAGAAGTTATCTCTGAGCGCTATAACAGTGAATATGAAGATAAGCTTGCGGATTATGAGAGTTTGGGAATCTTGTATTATGCGATTTACAATCCATTTAGCGGTAGGCGCGGGCGTTATAAACTTAGACAAAAGTTGGAAATATATAAGCTGGTGAAGGGCAAATATAAGCTAGTCAATGGTGACGGTAATTGGACATGGTTGCCTGAAATTGGCTTAGGTTTGGGCTGTGAGAATGGGGAGTATATTGGCTGGGAGCGCGAGTGGCTCTATTGGTATGATTGTGATGGGGTGAGGTATGCCACTGATGCGGAGATGGCTGTCCAAGAGCGTCAACAAAGGGAGAAACTAGAAGCCTATTTGCGATCGCAGGGCATCGATCCAGATCAAATTTAG